Part of the Nicotiana sylvestris chromosome 2, ASM39365v2, whole genome shotgun sequence genome, tccaaataTCGTACGGTTCAGTTTCAATGACAGGTTGTTTGGTAGCAGCCTCTTTGCTTGATCCTCCTAAATTTTGGGGTGTATATATCCTTCCAGTTCTGGTCATTCCATGTGCGGCACcggattcttccatctttgcttttccctttcggctaccttcggcaacgtaatcccaaggtatagcGTTGGATTTGAAAGGAGGCGTAGTTgctactgtcactgtgaaaggtatggccacttctacctcaaatagaACAGGTGTGGCTGCAGGTGGTGTTagttctacctcaaatggaactaatGCGGTAACCTCAACCACAACTGGAGGCTGTACCGAGACCACAATAGGATTGAGCGTAATTGCGGGCTTCTTAGGATTGTCGCCCTCTTTTATAAGtccaattgatccctcgggatcccactcCTCATCCGTTTCTATCACATTGATCCCTTCGCCCCTATGATCTAGAAGAGGATTGTTGCGTACGTTGGGTGCAACTTCCTTCGCATGTATGACCTTATTATCAATCAAGGTCaagatcttatctttcaatgtccGGCAAtcatcaatggtgtgccccttcatactggagtgatatgcacaggttttgttcgggttgacccattgagatgaattCTCCATTGCCACAGCGGGAATAGGGGTAACATAACCGGCAACCCTCAATTTTTcgtacagttggtcgatgggtcaGCAATGGTAGTGTACTGTCTAGGTGGTTTGTGATCAAAATTAGGTCAGGGTTTGTAATAATTTGGAAGAGctggaggtgaatgatagtaggttggctgggtgttataagtgtgataggcggtggcgggttgagaatatctgggaggtgagggttggtatgtaggtggaggtgtttggtatgtgactGGAGATTTTGGaacttgggccaccattactgcccctacttctttcttctttgatatgccacctaaTTGCAATGTTTTGTTCGTGGCTTGCAGTGTCTCAAAATTTATCACCGtcccgcttttgatgccctcttcaatcctttctccgagtttgatgatatcggagaacttaTGATTCTCAATAACTATTAGCCATTCATAATACTATGGGTCTTGTGCCCGGACAAACAACTTGTTCATCTATTTTTCATCTAATGATGGTCTGACATTGGCTACTTCCGACCTCCACTGAGTAGCATACTTATAGAAAGTCTTagttggcttcttctttaggttctggatatataagacatccggtgcattctctgtattaaacgtGAACCGATCCATAAATTCTGATGACATGCTCACCCAATTAGCCCATTAGGATTCTGGCTTATGTACTAGGACAGGGCATCTTCGGTAAGACTTCTCGTGAAGAGTTTCATTCGAATCCTTTCATCCTTTCTGACACCCACGAGCTTGTTACaataagttctcaaatgaaccttgggatcacccgttctgtcaaacattttgaacttcggaggtttgtatccctcctgTAGTTCCACATTTGGTTGTATGCATAAATCTTCGTAGTTCAGACCTTTTATCCCTTTTCCTCCTTTAACACCCTGAACgcgacttgtcaacttcttgagctcCTCGGCCATATTCTTGATGGGCGGGTCATTCTTAGCGGATTctagtgtataggagattggttgagtggagtGAGGTAAGGTTTCTatgtatatggggttgttttggtgagtgacagagatttgggtgtagtggtggtcgttggttgagttttgaggatcaagaataggttgtggtgtgttctaaggggtgtgataggtagtggtttgtgggtactggGTTGGTTAATGATGGTGTTATGGAGGAGTTGGTATCGGTTGAGAATTAGGGTTTTGAGGTGGTGTAGCGTACTGATGGGGtacgggaggattttgtggacgttggtttggcatgttttgaggaggtgttgggttttgAGAATTTTGTTGGTTAATGTACGGGACGTTCAGAGTGAGGGAAAGGTTTGCTAAGTTGTGGACCTACTCAAGTTCTGCTTGTAACTCCAGTATTTTCTGCTCTAGTCATAGGACCACATCATTCTAGGCTGGAGTACTCCGATCATCTGAAGTTTCAATATTCTCAGTATTTTCTTTTCGGATACCACTCAAATCATCCGTCTTAGCTTGTCCTCTACTTTTCGGATTattcggaggaggaggaggtggagggactCTAAATCTGGtgtgatatgatgatgatgccagtatgtgaaaaccaaccttaggggatgggaataataaaaataaagaaaaataaaaggtaaacaagtcagtaaggaatCTGAAagtgtttgcagtatttaaaacATATATTGCGGGAATGCAAattcgcatcctaatttgggagcctcgatgtgcccgaggtaggcctagcgacagatAGATTTGGAGAATTTCAGTGGCAAtgattgcctcatttcattaatgtaaaaatagatgaatctaaaaagacactaaataagataagtcactaatggcacttgcacttattacatttgaaaagcaaataaacctaagccacttggtcccaaaaggaccttctccaggctggatgctcttgtcgatcatATTCCCCAGTTCGTAGGTTCAGCAGTAGGTATGCCCTtgctaaatgtcctccttcgCTTCCTTTAGTGTTCTGGCAATCAATGACTTCATTCCTCATTTTTCcctccaattccatcagactgtactccagatattccaacctttcgcTTGATTTAACAGCCATCTATCTCCATTCATTAATTAGTTTCATATCGGTCTTGTGTCGCTCTATGTGCTCGGCCTCGGACTCGTGAACTCTTTTGCGTAGTTTGTTGTACTTCACTTGTGATTCGGCAACTTCATCTATGACTCTATTTCCTAGACCAATccttggctcgaatattcctGTTATATTATCCTCTAACCATGATGGGTAAAAGTACACATGGTCAGTatgatatcgatctggctcgatggtatccttttctgCGATAACTTtcaaatgccacatatgctgagtttcacatttgtatgggacgtcgtcatcctgaaaatctgccctatagtgactcattttagcaactcgAGGTATGACCTGCTTCAtgcctgcctgtctcataaccctgatgGAATCATAAGGGTATATGACCCTTAATCCGATCagtaccaagtgtggaacatccctagatttgatgatgaactcgtcggtagggaatcattcgaacatccattgaacctgatcCTTAGTCAAATTGCTGAAAAATTGTGCCCATCCTATAGCACTCTCGGGTTGAGCAAACTTGTCTGGGATATAGTTCATTCTCTTAGGATGATGGAAAGTTATGTGGTCAATCCACGGCCTTCGCGGAAGCTCTTGACGGTATTGACCTTTTTTGAGATGCTCTAGCAACCAAACTTATAACAGCAGATTACAACCTTTGAAGTATTTGTACCCCTTCTGACAGCGCTCTAAGGCTTGGTATATGTCtgctatgatcatagggacaatggtatataTTTTCCCCTCGATCCCATCCATCAAGTTTTTGGCTACCATGACTAGTCTGgtgtggattctatccccttggatcggGAACTTAAAGATGAAACCCCATATTTTAGAAAAACATTAAAATCGATTAATAATAAGGAAGAAACAGAaggttttgaagaaaaatactAGATAAACTTAAAATTATTTCAGATCTACAAGGATTTAAACTGACTCGGGTAGGAAAAGATGAGGGTTTTGAAGAAAGGAACGAGGTAAGAAAAATCTGATTAAGAACCGGAGTTTCAAGCCATAAACATAAAGATAACACTACTCATAGTCACAGTAATGAACACAAGGCGGGTTTATCGAAGTAATGAAGAGTTTAGGTCGACTCTGAGTTGAATCTCTTCGAGATTCCTTCAGATAACAACAAAATCGAACAACGAGTGATGGTAAGAGGCCGTTTAGGGCCTAAAATCGAAGGGAAACCCCATGGAACGGAGGGTTTTCCGGTgatggcggctagggttaggggagcGTCTGAGAGAGAAGAGACGAGGTGGGGATTTAGAGGCGGTATAATTGAAAAATGAGTAGGGTTAGGGGTTGTGAGTAATTAAATAAGGAAGgtgatcctggaccgttgatcttttgagatcaacgaccaagatttgATCTGAGGGATTAGACGACTCACATAGGAAATCGGGCTAGGGCATTTGGGTTAGATTAGGGTATTGGGCTAAAGTTTAATTGGGCTGGGGTCTGAAGTTGATTAAGAAAaaggggctattatttaaatactcaattaacttaataaaataaatttataaaataatttatggATGATAGAAATATCATCTGTGCGTGacaatgatttaaaataattacttaatattataaaaatataaaaggttattTTATTGTGAAATAAGGTACTAATGCACACATGGGTCGTTATTGTAAAGTTATTGTAATTATAACCCTAACATGTACATATGGCTATTCATGGAATAATTAAAGCTTAGTacaaatataaatgataaaattaagtaataaaattatcataaaaccatttgtgattattagtaattatttatataataaaatgctagaataaagtaattaaaatccttttaaaattacaGGACAATTATGAAAAAATACTGGTTGATGCTCATGTActatttgaaagtatatatgcactTTGAAATATATGAGAGAAAAATTGTGTATCAACAACATACCTAGAAGGGGCCCAAGCTGATCATCTTCGACCATGATATTTGATTGGTACCGGTTATGGACGTCGGCCCAAGTTACTGCTAGATACTCTATCAGATTTTGCTTCAACTGCTATGAAGCCAATGAGCTTTGACTATTGAGTCCTTGGGTTAAGGCCTAAACGGCCCAATCTTCTGCCACTAGTGGCAGATCTATCTGTTCCATTTGAAACCTTGACATGAACTCTCTGAGTATTTCATTATCCCTTTGTTTTACCTTGAAAAGGTTTTACTtcctggtctcgaccttgatggctCCGCCGTGTGCTTTTACAAAGGCATCTACAAGCATCGGAAATGAGTCAATAGAATCAAGGGGAAGGTAAGTTGTGATAGTATATCATAGCTCCCTTTGACAAAGTCTCTCCAAACCTTTTTAGCAGGACGAattcgatctcatcatcttccaaaTCGATCCCCTTGATAGCGCACGTGTAGGAGGTCACATTCTTATTTGGGTCAGTTATTCCGTTGTACTTAGGAATTTTGGGCATGCAGAACTTCTTTGGGATCGGCTTCGGAGCTGCGCTCGAAGGGAAAGGTTTCTGAACAAACTTCTTAGAATCTAGGCCTTTCAGTATCGATGGTGCTCctgggatttggtcgaccctggagttgtaggtctccacctttttgtcattagcttcgattttcttttctcccgaTTCAACCTGTTTTATCAATTCCTTGAGCGTCTTTACTATCTCGGGGTAGGTCCCAGATTTAGCTTTATTTGGCCTTTTTGTGACTGGTTCATTTCTGCGGGTGTTTTTCCAAGATGGTCCGGGCCCAACTCTACTGGGAGCACGGATTTGGCTCTGCAATTGGGCTATCACTGCATGTTAAGCGTGTAGCATTTTGAGGATCAATCGCAAGTTGATCCCATCGCCTTCACCACCGTGCATATCCCTGGCTCCCGACCTGGCTCCCCCGCGAATACTGTTTTCTGGGTCTGTGGGCAAGCTAGTGTCGATGACCACATGGGAGTTGGCATGGATTGGATTACTATCGGGACCCTGTTGGGTCAGCAGGGTGAACCTCGTTGTTGTTCACTATATTGTTGTTCTCGCCGTAGTGGCCCAATTCAGCATCAACGTTAAGGTGAGCAGATTGAGAGTTTGATATCTTTAAGTTTCCTGAAATTAAGACCTCAGAGTATGTAGTGAAAATTTGTATCAAATAGCCAGTATTATCCTTGGCCCCACGATGGgcgtcaaactgtttaccctaaaaaatagataacaattaaatttgtaagtggTAGGCTACACGGATTAATTTGATATAGATGATAACTTGCGTTagattaaacaaataaaggtatAGTAAATTCAAACCACGTGAGGAGGAGGATTCCATCCTCAATGAAATATCCACCCTCGATCCGGACTCACAATGGCCAACACTGATGAACAAGAATAAGAACTTTCAATGACTGAGAAAATAATAGTATATTGCCTTGTTATGCATGTGTTACAATATTTTCAATGAATAATTagactcccctttatatagtaggggagttttaccttaaatacaattctataaaaggtaaaaaaattaTCTATTTAACTAATCACCAATTTTCTATCGATATGTGCCGAGATTCACGTCATGATATCCGGTCGGTCACGGATATTACGGCCTTATGTCAATCATGTTCGATTTCTCGATAACGCTCTCTGAAGTCTTTTAGGATTTGAACTGATCCGGGGTCATGGCCCCGATATTCTCGGGGGCGGACATCGTACCCCAGGAACGTGTCTCGATGACTCCCTTACCTCGATTCCGGCTCCTTACAATCACGTCCGTTACTCGATTTATTTTTTCGGAGATCGGGTCGTCTTACGGGTCCGGTTTCACCCATATACAATAGGCCTTTTCATTCGAGAAAAAATTTATAgtataaagttaaattatttttatatacttTATAAAAACATGTTATTCTTTTTGGGacaaagtaaaaagaaaatgtGGCACATAATAGAGAAAGTAATTAATTTGACTTTTATATTTATTAGGCTTTAAATAAATTTATATTATAGATAGATGGAATgggaatttttcttttttctttttttgacatGTATTGAGATTCAGACACGTAACTCCTTACAATTCCCGACACGCAATTACAATGCTTAACATTAATTGTAGTTTACAAGTGTGAGCGAAATTCATTCACTTAAGCAAGCCTTAGTAATCAGCTCTATAAATAGGCGTGCATATATACTCTGAGTTTGAACACTAAGGTGAGGTGGCCGGTAGGAATAAAACTACAggtttaatttaatttaaaaggaaaaaaatgtgGAACATTGGTTTATGGTTAGTAGCAGTAATAGTTGTAGGAATCAGTAGATGGGTATACAAATGGAGGAATCCCAAATGCAAGGGTGTATTGCCACCTGGCTCCATGGGACTTCCCTTTATTGGAGAGTCCATTCAATATTTCTCTTCTCATTCCTATGAAGGAATTCCACCCTTTATTGCCGAAAGGACTGCAAGGTTTATTTAATTTGTTAATGGGTTGCGTTTcctctcttttttgttttccagttcctttaatttgttcttctcatccCTAAATTATTGGTCTTGAAAATATATGAGTCATATTTCTCTTGCATGAAATCGTTACATATAACATGAACTTGAACTTTTTGTCAGGTACGGAGGATTATTTAAAACAAGTATACTTGGGCAGCCAGTGGTGATATCAACTGACCCAGAAATCAATTACTATGTCTTCCAACAAGAAAATAACCTCTTCCAATGCTGGTACACAAAGAGTGCTTCTGATCTCCTTGGAGAGCAAGGCTTGAATGTCCACGGCGGAGCTGTCCATAAATACCTTAGGAATTTAGTTCTGTTTCTTGTCGGCCAACAAAGCTTAAAGGGAAATTTGATGTCTGAAATTGATTTAATTACTCGTAAGCATTTAGATTGGTGGGCTGAGCGCGGCAAGATCGAAGTCAAAGAAGCAGTTGAAATTGTGATTCTCTCACCTCCACCTATGATTACTTATTAACTTACTAATATCTTTTTTTACTCCAGTACagaaatatacatatatatggagTACTATATAACTCAAAATATTTACTACTATTTTTAGATGCTATTCACATTTATTGCGAAAAAGACCCTTGGTTTAGAAGAACAAGAGGCATTGGAACTAAGAGAGCATTACAAAGCTTTTTTTGGTGGTTTTCTCTCATTTCCTCTCAATGTGCCTGGAACAGCTTACCATGCCTGCTTACAGGTATCTTCTTTTCAATATATACCAAAGTAAAATGCATCTATTAATGCTTGCCATCAATATTCCTGGATCAGTGCGACCATTTTTCGGACCATGCCTGAATGCGGAATATCTTGTGCACGGGCTATCCTTTAGATCATGACATTCTATGAATTAATTAATTTCAACATGCATGCAGGGGCGTAAAAATATTGTTAAGGTGATCAAAGATATTTTAAAGAAAAAGCAGTCATCCAAGGAAAAGGCGAATCAAGATTTCTTAGATCACATGCTTAAAGAAGTAGAAAATGAGGAATCATTGCTGACTGAAGAAATTACAGTGGATTTAGTTCTGTTACTTCTATTCGCTGCTTATGAAACCACTTCTTCCTCCATTACACTACTGTTTAAATACTTGAATAGTCATCCCGAGGTGTTGACAGAGCTGACGGTTTGTGCTCTTAATTAATTACTAGCTATCTGAaacattaattttttttatttaatgaaTCTCGAGTAGTTCTTTTCCTAAACCCTATAAAAAGTCGTATATTTTGTAGGAAGAGCATGAGAGCATTCTTAAACGTCGAACAGACGAAGGCGCTCTAATTTCGTGGCTTGAGTACAAATCAATGAGTTTCACAAATATGGTAAGTTTATTTTCTTGCGTGATCGCTAATTGTGTAATTAGTTAAGAGTTTAGGTGTCCTCCAGATCACACGCTCTTATTATCACCACATTACTTTTTATTTCCCCCCTCCCCTGATATATTTAACACTAGTGAATTTGCCGCGCGAAGCGCGCGGTTGTTAAAGAACATTAGTGATATCAAACAATTATTTTctaaattaaacaaaattttGAGAAGTTAAAACAGATTTTTTTACAACTATATTTTTTGAAGCATTCCTTAATCAATTACGAATATAATCAGTACATGTCTATTAGCTTGGAAAATTGAAGGCTGGCACACTACATTATTGTACCTGTTCTAATAGTTCTCTGAGAGACAAAAGCCTACTCTTTTGTTAATGACCTACATTATACTACTCTTTTGACAAACCACAAACAACAAAGCAACTAATTTCAACACCTTAAGAAGTGCCATAGATATGTCTAGCTCTCTAGAGCTCCGGAAGAACTAAGTGCTTCTTTGTGACTTTAATGTGCAAAATATAATCTTGTTCAATAAAAGTAATGCAAACGCAGAATATGAAGTGAATGCTTACATGTATTATATGGAATACAAAAGAGCAGAATGGTTAGTTAAAGGTGGTTATTGAAAAAGGGAAACTATTTACATATATATCATGCTGAAACATATGTCTTATACTGCACAAAATCCGCCGTTTACTCTAATATTGAGATGATTGTGCAAATATGCTCATTCCTAAAATTTGAAATATTATATAGTAATTAGAAACACTCAGTGATGCAATGAATCGGATTGTGTTAGCCTATCGCGATAATGCATTTAGCTTTCCCAATGGATGTCAATCCAAAATGCCACTAAGAGGCCAAGATATTTTTgctaagaaaaaataatttttttagttACGATACCATAATTACGTCCAAGCTGATATAGAAATACAAATTAGATAGAAGAAATTACAAATTGCATCACATCATAAGTTAGTAAGGGTCCTGATGGCCAACATTTCTTACTATTTCACACTAACATAACTCAATTAATTAGAACTATTCATACAGATAAAGTGTAAAGTATCACCACTGATCTTTGAATTCAATATTCCAGTGAGTACTTGTAtctaatataaataattttttttttttttttgagaattatGAGTTTTGATGAGCTCTTTTAGAAGAAACACATCTTTCTCTTCTCCAATGTAGTCAATTACTTCGAAAACATATTTCGTCGTGCAACCCGTTGACACATTGCTCCACAATGAACAATTGAAAATGACAATAAAAGTATGTTACTAATACTATTTCAGGCGAAAGGGATTACacaaattaatttaaaattagGTATGAGATAAAGAAGCATCAGTCCTCTTACACCAACTCTTACCATACATAAAAGCCGGCATGACATAAAACAGAGTTTAGATATCTAGAAGCACATATATAAGAAGATAAATTCACTTTCTTTGGGTACCTAAGAGGACGACACTTGATGCCGATAACCACAAATTTGCCTTCTAACAATAAAAAGTCGTTTTCCCTAAAAGCGTCAAAAATAATTTCTCTATACAATGTAGTAAAAGGTTTTCATGAAAAAAAGAAAGTAATACAAATGCACAAGTACAAATTCAATATCTTTAGTCAAAATTGCTATCATGATAGAAATTTCTATCTTTCTTGCTTTCCTGCTCTTTATGCCTATGTAGGAATGACCAAAGGAGAATGGGATTCCAAGTAGCCCATTTGTGTATAGCAAATGGAATTGTTATTTCTCTGAACTTGGGTCCTAAAATTTAGGAATGCTAAACACGCTCGCTTAACCCTACAATTTTACAATAAGAAGCATACTCATTAAGGACCTAAACTCTATAAAAGCATTACACAAGTAATGCATGTAATTAAAGTATGTGTTACCtgggaggaagaagaggaagaaagggAGACATTATCAACACACCTTTTTTTTTGGGCTAAATTCTTTAGTAGCTACTTTTTCTCAGAAGGTCATATGCCTTCATTGAAGACCTACAGTAGAAGAAAAATCTAAAACAAAATCGTAACACGCTCTAGCAAGTCAGCATTCAAAGGACATGAATTGTTATGAAACTTAGCACCTGGAAATCAACTTTCACCAGTAGTTCTAACTGGTGTTGCTAGAAGTAGTCAAAAATCCATTTAGACCACAATATAGCGATAAATAGATTATTCTCCAACTCTTCCAGTACCGAATGGATCTCCAACCCAAAAAAGAAATCCTACCaaaaaatagtataaataaaGATCTATTATGACTCGGTGAAATTTGACATATCATAGTACCCTCTCGAAGCAAGCTCTATGAAATCATGGCAAGTTGTTGATGCATACTTGTAATACATCTACTTTAAAAGGACAATTTCATTTTTTCACCCATACATTAGACCCAACTGTGACATAAGTAAATCGAAAGGCAAAAGAAATATAGTACATCATTTGTAAATGAACCATAAATTTCAAGAGTGACCTTTGTAGGGCTGGTTCTGCACTTTGCCACATCTCTGCTATAAGactaaaaataatcaaaatacaagAGGGAATAATCAACGCAATAACAACGAATAAGCGAAGTAATTCACCAAAATAGTTAAATAAATTTAAAGAGCAGTTAAAATCATACAACACAAACGGGTGAGAATAGCTTTGCTCAAAATCGTTGACGTAAATAAATGATACTTGATCATAGAGGGCGAATGTTGAAACCTAAAAGAGGAAATCAACATGAGAATCAACCAATAAGTGGTTCTATTAAGCAAATCAATTAGACAAATTTAAACTGCACGCAAAGTTGCAAGCAGAAAAACAACGAATTGTGAAATAAAGAAAGCCCCAAAAGCTAAGTACTACACAACaaagaaaaaatgaataaaatctgcAATTGTAATCAGAACAATGAGAACATGAAAAGGCAAATAGATAGAACTATCAAATGGAAAAGGAAAACGGGAAAAGGGGAAGAAGAAGCAGTAGCAAAGAGAGAGAAGGTACTGTCGACTGATATTATGTGCTTACTCTTAAGTGTGGCTTTGCTGATTGTCCTCTGCCGGATTAAGAGAAAGGTAAAAAATCAGTTTTCTACAATGGGGAAAAAAAGTCAAGCCATCAGTTTCAATGGAGAGAGATCGTTTAATCAGGAAGATAGATAATCGCAAAGGTGGCTCTTTTCTGGTGGAATATGAAAAGGCGTCTTTTGGGGTGTTTATTAATCGAAACTGTTTTGCTTGTTCGATTTAGTAGAATAAGAATAAAAGAGAAATTgttaaaaaaaaggggggggggggaatagaTAAATATAAATACCGGCCTAGGAAGGTGCCACATCACCTTTTTTAGCCCCtgctttatatatttatatagattAGTTGAACTGTAATTTTTTTATTGTTTCTAAAATAAAAATGATTGAGTGCAGGTTATAAATGAAACAGTAAGGCTTGCCAATATCGCCCCAGGAATTTTCAGAATTACACTAAAGGATGTGCAAATCAAAGGTAAATATCTAACTTTTAGGTCTTTTTAAGAGTCTTGTTTGGAAAGCCACCATGTAATAGAATAAGTGTAATTACTAGCGTAGTAATTACACAGTTCAGTAATTAATTACCTATTTGTTTGTCATATTAACTTAATTACAATACAATTACAAGTATATTATTTGGTTGCAGAAGTATAATTACATAAgtatattaaaattttaaatataaagttaaatatgaaaaaattagaaGTTAAGATTTAATAAATATATGCTTTTATAAACAATATTAAATTTGACATTAAGATAGATATTGCTTCatgaaaatatattaattactaattataTATTTGTAACTAATATTGTAGAAGTACttgatatatattttttaaattaataattttttactTTAATCAATTATAAAAACTAAAAGTGCatattttgtaaaaaaacaaaaaaaacttgGACATCATGCTTGATAAAATTATTACAGCAATATTTATGAATATAATGCCATAGCAGTACTCAAatattttatgaaaaataatcTATTAATTTTAAATGAAAAATGAATAGTGTGTAATCTGAATTAATAAGTGAATActactaaagaaaataaaatagaagCAATAATATAACATAAATTCAAtatctaaaaaataaaataacataataCTCTTATGTAAAATAATACAACAATAAAGATTGAAAAATGAGAATATTATTTAAATATAAAAAGTAATCTATCAGTTTGACATAGTTATGTTTGCATATTATTACTCAAGTTTTGTTGATGACTTATCCTTTCTACGACTACGAGGTAGTATAACTTTTTAGAATAATAACATAGCTAAGTGTAATGAAAAAATAACgaaaaataattaagaaaaaataaaatatgagAAATACACGTGAAGTAAATATTAGGAAATGAGAAGTGaggaatataaaaaaaagaattttaataatttaaaattttaaaagtaaaaaaagaataaaataaaaataaattatggtCTCGCAATATGAGACTCTTAGCTTGCCAAATAGTGCTGCTTAAGAAATACTCCTAGATTAATAAAGATATTTTTTATTTGGTTTAACATGAGTtggaaaattcaaagaaaaattagtCAAAATGTGTACTATGTATATGTGGAGAACTCTTGGGTAAATATGTTGGGTCCCACGTTTAGATACTACTATGCATATTTATTTAGTTTTTGTTTTTTCCA contains:
- the LOC104226153 gene encoding cytochrome P450 87A3-like; its protein translation is MWNIGLWLVAVIVVGISRWVYKWRNPKCKGVLPPGSMGLPFIGESIQYFSSHSYEGIPPFIAERTARYGGLFKTSILGQPVVISTDPEINYYVFQQENNLFQCWYTKSASDLLGEQGLNVHGGAVHKYLRNLVLFLVGQQSLKGNLMSEIDLITRKHLDWWAERGKIEVKEAVEIMLFTFIAKKTLGLEEQEALELREHYKAFFGGFLSFPLNVPGTAYHACLQGRKNIVKVIKDILKKKQSSKEKANQDFLDHMLKEVENEESLLTEEITVDLVLLLLFAAYETTSSSITLLFKYLNSHPEVLTELTEEHESILKRRTDEGALISWLEYKSMSFTNMVINETVRLANIAPGIFRITLKDVQIKGYTIPAGWTFVVCPSSVHLDPNKYEDPLTFNPWRWKGEELHMGSKKFMAFGGGVRLCAGADLSKMQTAIFLHYLLTNYRWKVTNEGNVIRKPGLIFNNGLHIEISKNQGEKNIRNYCLR